A single window of Granulibacter bethesdensis DNA harbors:
- a CDS encoding TrmH family RNA methyltransferase, which yields MKPPSKHTGRGRPTKNASSSGFSRSGRSSSDQSGGARPSGGKSFRSREGAARSEQGGEYRSRSDKPRFEGNRPTREQRFAERGERPYQGGERPASGKPSFRSHDGASQSGHHSSERTERRPRFDAPRDEQSFGERTERPTRHRQGGERPSGGRSFRPRDGANRSDEHAERRPRSDHSRSDTTAHAQPAAERPSRSGGRALQAPVGAVWLHGLHAVEAALRNPARRLRRLLLTEEAEATLAERLPPPWALAPERTERAHMDQLLGTESVHQGIALLADKLPSPPLDEILAQRPGPVLVLDQVSDPRNVGAILRSAAAFQACCVIVQDRNAPEESGTMAKAASGALDRLPMLRVVNIARTLAALKAADLWVVGLDAEGAPLSGPALGKRRVALVMGAEGDGLRRLTRENCDEIVSLAMAEGMESLNVSVATAIALYEISRNG from the coding sequence ATGAAGCCACCTTCAAAACATACGGGCCGTGGTCGGCCCACAAAAAACGCATCCTCCAGCGGTTTTTCCCGCTCAGGACGCTCCAGCAGCGATCAAAGCGGCGGTGCCCGTCCATCGGGAGGAAAATCCTTCCGATCCCGTGAGGGGGCCGCACGCAGCGAACAGGGCGGGGAATACCGCTCACGCTCCGACAAGCCGCGCTTCGAGGGCAACAGGCCCACGCGTGAACAGCGATTCGCCGAGCGTGGGGAGCGCCCCTATCAGGGCGGAGAACGCCCGGCAAGCGGCAAACCCTCTTTTCGTTCCCATGATGGAGCCTCCCAATCCGGCCATCATTCCAGCGAGCGCACGGAACGGCGTCCGCGTTTCGATGCTCCCAGGGATGAGCAGAGTTTCGGGGAACGCACGGAACGCCCCACCCGTCATCGGCAGGGCGGTGAACGACCGTCAGGAGGACGCTCTTTCCGTCCGCGTGATGGAGCCAACCGCTCCGATGAGCATGCCGAGCGCCGCCCGCGTTCCGACCATTCCAGATCGGACACCACCGCGCATGCGCAACCCGCTGCAGAGCGTCCTTCCCGCTCCGGCGGACGGGCATTGCAGGCACCGGTGGGCGCAGTCTGGCTGCATGGCCTGCACGCGGTCGAGGCCGCTCTGCGTAATCCGGCACGTCGTCTCCGTCGCCTGCTGCTGACCGAAGAGGCCGAGGCAACCCTTGCCGAACGCCTGCCGCCACCCTGGGCACTGGCACCGGAGCGCACGGAACGCGCACATATGGATCAGTTGCTCGGTACCGAATCGGTGCATCAGGGCATTGCCCTGCTGGCGGACAAGCTGCCCTCCCCGCCGCTGGATGAGATTCTGGCGCAGCGTCCCGGCCCGGTTCTGGTGCTGGATCAAGTCAGCGATCCTCGCAATGTCGGCGCCATTCTCCGCTCTGCCGCAGCTTTTCAGGCCTGCTGCGTCATCGTGCAGGACCGGAACGCTCCAGAAGAAAGCGGCACCATGGCCAAGGCTGCCTCCGGTGCGCTGGACCGGCTGCCGATGCTGCGCGTGGTCAACATCGCCCGCACCCTCGCGGCGCTGAAAGCCGCCGATCTATGGGTGGTCGGTCTCGATGCGGAAGGCGCCCCCTTATCCGGCCCGGCACTGGGCAAGCGCCGCGTGGCGCTGGTGATGGGCGCAGAAGGGGACGGGCTGCGGCGCCTGACGCGGGAAAACTGCGATGAAATCGTATCCCTCGCCATGGCTGAGGGGATGGAGAGCCTGAATGTCTCCGTCGCCACCGCCATCGCTCTGTATGAAATCAGCCGGAACGGATGA